A region of the Panulirus ornatus isolate Po-2019 chromosome 65, ASM3632096v1, whole genome shotgun sequence genome:
GGCTAGGCCGATTCTTAGGTAAAAGGCTTGGCCGACTCTTGGGACAGGAGAAAGGCTCACGACTCTTAGGGCAGGCGAAGGGCTTAACCGTCTCTTGGGTCAGGTGAAAGGCTTGGCCATCAGACCTGAGTCGTATCGTCGTTTTCAGTGGCCAAAGagtcgtacttaagggccgtGACATTGATCTCATGGGGTTAAGGGGGTGGACCTAAAGACTTAAAACACAGCCCTACAGGTTCACCTATGTGGAAAACTAAGAATAGCAGAGTCTTTCATAACGCTCTCCCAACAACTTGGCAGCAAAAACTATAAACATCTTTACAAAATAACAACGCACACGAGCTAAAACGAAACTAACAAAAtccctcgtaaaaaaaaaaagttgtagcCTTCAAGGTAACTCACTTTAAAGATTTACCAGGACAGTGAACTAAGAACTCAAAATTACAGCACAGATCCGAAATCACAAGGACAAGTGTTAAGAGTTGAGTTGTAAGTCAAAAGACTTGCCTATAAAAACCGAATTCCTTAAATCATCAAATGATCAAGTGACAGTGCTAGTTAATTAGACGGAAAACTTGCACTTATTAAAAAACTAccagatgaaaaggaaaaaaaaaagataaattattACCATATTCTTGTTTCGATAATCCTGGAAACCCAGTCCAAAAGGTAACCCTTCTATGAATTTTCAACCTACCGTTGCTACGATGGAAATGGTTAGTTTGGAAACAATATGTTGGCTTAGAACCTTCCTGGAAGTAATACAGATGAACGGATGCTTAAATGAAAAAGTCTTTAGGCTGCAAAGCAAGTTTATTCCCGGTAAGCGATTAAGTGAATCAACCAAAAAAGAATGGGTAACATgaacaggaggaagaaagaagaggcagGGGGTAGCATCGGAGATAGCGTAGATGGCAATTAGGGTTCAAGGGCGTGTGCATCTGCAGTAGAATATGGGCGTGGACGGCATCACCGCTAGATTAGTGGTGAGGGTGGCATCACCAGTAAaagaggtgatggtggcgtgggtgGGATGAGCGTGGGAGTGAGGCATTAGAtgagtagagggagagagagggagggcgggaggccGGGCGGGCGTGGGTGGCTGGCCACAGAGGAGGGATCGATGCCTCTCACACGTGAACAGACCGAGGCCACAAGTCGACCTGCCTGCCTGTACGCCCGACATCAGCACGCATCTTGGCCGTTCCTCCCAAACTCATGAATCGTGTCATAGCCGTAAGATGCAGTTGTGGGAGCCACGTCATGCAGTAAAAGTAGAGTTCATTATAATGCTCGTGAAAAGCTATCTTTTAACCGAGATTCTATGGATTTTTACCCAAGGAACATGATTCTGAAGATGCCCCAAAAATCTGGCCAAAAAACGTCGCTAGGGTGACCTCAAGGGGTTACTTAAGGCATACAATGGAGAAACTAAAAATAACAATGGATAATCATACGAAGGTCGTACTGGTGTTAAATCTCCAATCAGAAAAAAAGTCTATTTACAGACTCCGATGTAGAAGAGCTTATTCCACACCATGAGAACAAATTGTACTAAATGTAGTTCCTGGTGAAAGTCAAGACCATGCTGGACACGGCTCTACACTATGAGAATCCATTTCACGAAGAAACGGAATCGATGTCTCTTTGACGAACGATTCGCCTATCAGTATTGCCACTTTAAGCAGTCAAGAGACATACCTGGCCAGTCAAAGCATGAAGACTGCAAGAATCCATTTTCGAAAACAGAACGCGCGGCGCCTGCAGGTTCTACTTATAAAAACAAGCTTAActtcttataacaggtcaagcaacgtaagaaagagaacaaaaaaaatgtCCTTCAAAGATCAAACTGCTTTACAGCCAGCTCTTTGTTTCGCTGCGCACACGTCAAGGGAATCTAGCtcttctcttaataccttcgacttCAAGGAAGACAACTGACAAGGCTACTCTGCACCATGCCATTACTGAAGATCATGCTGACGAAGAACCAGGCTCTATTGAAGTACCCGATGTCGCACCTACAAACTATGACAGAGGGACCCTTATCAATATGATGGCATCATAATCAACTTAATCTAGATCTGATGACTATGCGTCAACCGTACTCCTTCCTGTACTTCGATCCTAACTGAAGACTTGTGACAACCGTGACTGCATCGGATCAATACTTCCCAAGAAGTATCAGGGGAAATATGCAAAGCCAGAGAGCCACAAGAACAGGTGAAGGAACAAGGCAATGAAAAAGATTCTCAAAAATTCCTAAAATTCAAAACGGGGAAAAATTCAAGGGAAGTAAGTCAATGTGGTGAAACCCATTACTCTCCAAATAACATGAATTTGTGTTTGACTTCTGCCGATCATGTTATGCTGGTTAGAAGAAAATATGACTTGTTCCAGGGTGGACATGCCGAAGCATGGTAACACACGTTTATTCACTGTGAAATAGTTTTTCAACGTTCAACTCCCTGCCCAAGCAAAAAGGAGTAACTCAGTTGCACACATctgtgcatatgtctgtataaAGTGTACAAACGTGAATATAAGAGTTTCTCAACTTAGGCCTAAACTCGTTTGTTTAACATATGTTTATTCGCTACAAATTTTATGCAGTTTGATGTCTCATTTTTAGCCTACACTACTAACAAGAAATCATGTCATTACTGAACTTACTGACCACGTCAAATATGTTTTGAGAACTCTATAACAATCAGCTATCTACATCAACTTCGAGTTCCCTTCTTTTGTTTTGTTCAATAAAAGAAAAGGTTATGTAAACTACCATAACAATGGAAATGTTTTACATGTTCGGAAAGGTACATTACTGAATTGTTTTTAGTGGCCTGTAGAGGTCACAATGCTAACCCAACCACTCTATttgaaaaaatttctttttcaccAAATGCTTTCATCCGAGACAATATGGACTCGCATGAACTTACGTtcttactttcatttttacaCTATATGACCATGAATGACCTGACCACCTCAGACATTGATATACGATGGTTAGGTATGAAAAAGACTGTCCATCCGGTACCAATACGACCTTCAGATGATCTTCCATTCATATTTTTAGTTTTCCCGCTACATGACCTCTTGACGTCGCtctagtgacttttttttttgggggggggccacCTTCGAATTCGTACTCTGAATTAATATCCTGAGAATGGCGTTAAAAGATCGCTTTTCACTCCAGTATTTCAGTGGCAACATTCTATTGTCTTCCATGCTTGTCATATCAATAGGGAATTATTTCTTACTAAAAATTGGAACCATGCCTTCGAGAATTTTTCAAATgtgaataatgaaaaaatgaaacacttcTGTTCGCACTCCAGACGGTGCATCCTCCTTGATTACAGCCGTTCCCAGTTGTTCTGTTCCTTGACTACCGTCAATGCAGGCGGTGAAGGGTCTCTGCGCACTTTCTAACTGTAATTTCATTCGCTTTCGTCGATGAGAAGATAAATCAGGAAACGAAACATAAGGCAGCCAGGGGAAACAATAGAATCATCTGTGGGACTTCACAGTGGATAAAGGGCTCTGTGTGggctctgattttggtgcattataacgGAAAGCTAGGGAATGGAATTGAGTATGTGAAGCCATAGTTATTCTGTTCTTTGCACTATCATGCGAAGGAGGGAGATGGCAAGCCTGGTAAAAATGCTGCATTGTAAAAGTGAAACATTACGGAAAACATGGTAACCTAAAAATACATATCCTAACTTCCAGAACTtgaaactgcttttttttttccattctacaatATCAATGTTGCAAATACCTTAAACAGATTCCAACTCTTTCTGTACTGTATCTGATCTCTGATTCAGCTAAATTGCTGAACATTACGTTTGATGTGATCTGGAaaacaaaggaattcatacagcaATGAACCGCTGGGTCCTTTCAAGATTGTTGATCATGTAAAGAATAACAGAGTATGAGTGAGGCGAGGCAGAAAACATTATGACTGTGAGAATCTGATCAAGGTGTGCCGAAACGGTATGAAGATATAGAACAGATGAGTGAAAAAATAATGACTTTCAGGACttacgaagaggaagaggatggggcATGGGAAAGGAAACCCAAAGGGATTTGGAAGAATGTGGTGTGGATAAaggtgcagtgaagatgaggatgtagcaAAATGCAATTTATGATGTAGTTTactgaagataagggtgtagtgaagatggccttttagGCAGGACCCCTAATATGATCCAAGGTAGGTTCAAGGCCGGCCAAAGAAGCTGGGACaacttacttttttcatacttgtctgccatttcccAAGTGGGACCCCTAATCAATCTTAATGAATTAAAAAGTATGGCATTCAAACAAAGAAAATAGGtcataaaaatacaaaaaaaaaaaaaattgaacgtaAGCAAATTTCATTTAATGACTAGGTTACCTATGGTTTTACAGGTTAATTTTGCTAACCCTACAAAAATGCTCTTCTCAACAGGTTCATGGTTAACTCTCATCTTCTGTGCTATACTTTTACACAGTATGATAATTGCTTGCTTTATCTACTGTTTTGCAGGTACAAGGTATATGTTACACATTTCTTGGACAATCTTATACATTCAAGTTTTGATGTATAATAAGGCCTACACCTTTTaaaaattcttttctttccaCATCTTCAGTCTTCAGGGCATTAACATTCCGTTTAGTAATCATTACATTTTTACTGTAACATTTTGTTTAAATACAAATAACTGTACATTTTCACTACTGTAATCAAGGACATATTTAGTTACAAGGACGCATATTCAGTTATATTGGTATCAACAGTAAACAGATAAGATAAAATGGAAGCATGTGATCAATGAGTACCAAAcctgaggaggagtgtggtaaacATGACAATGTTGGTACCCCAAACATGCAACAGACTTATACCAATAAGAAGAGAGCACAAAAGGTCTTGAATAGAATGAGAAAGACAAGTACTTTACAGGAGGTGCAAAGAACAGGAGACCACCTAAAGAAGCCACAGCTAATCCAGCAAAGAAAACCTCTCAAATGACTTAttagatatagaatatatatttgaaaatgtcatatgaaacaatggaaatggaaagagaggaaagaaccATAACAGAAAACAGAAATAACCTAAAGTACAGTTATGCAAAACACAAATTGAGGACCACAAATTCCAAAGACCCCCAAGAAAAGAAGAGGGTACTTTAACAGATGACTGCCAAAAGTGTGAGATTCTAAATAAGCAATATAAATCAGTCTTCAGTTAGCCAAAACCTAATCAAAGATAACGGATTCAACAGACATATTCTGAAACAGTAATCCCCCAACATTACATATATCACCTGGTGTGAATACCTGGTCTTGCCCTCCATAGTCCAGACTACCAGGTAGGGCAATCAAGCTGCTGGAAGCTGTAGCCTGCAGATTCTTGTAACCCCCCAGTTTGGCTGGTGTGGTGTACTTTGTAGATACTTGTTTTGTCCAGTATACATTTAATTTCTCCACTGAgcatcccatggtgtttctgatCATCTTCACACAGCTTTTTGAGAGGGTCATTGAAAGCATGCCTATGCAGTCTGCTCCAAGACTAAACCCCTGGAACTTGGTCTTCATTTGGAATGCAATAAAAACTCTCGCAAGATCACTTaatatcctctggagaaaaaGTCTAGATTCTCATAACATCCCCAAGAGTTTGAAAATCTCACATTTCTTGGCTCCACAAAAATGGAAGCAAATCAAGTGTGCCCAAAAACCTTTCCAATGATATATAGCTCAGggtgggaagatcttgcctctctcagttgcttgatCAATATTCTGTATAACACCTCCATGTAATTCAGCCAATTTCAGGCAAATAGGTAACTCTACATGTATTCACTGTGCCTTCATTTTGGTACAATGAAATGCAGACCTGAGCTCCTGATTAGTAGACTTGTTTAGAGGACTCAACGGGTTTCTGGTTCTGAATTTTACCTCATATACTACTTTGGTATCCAAGAGAGGAGAAAACAAAGGGGGAAAAGGATAAAGGGTTACACAAGATGGTGGCCATGTTTACAGTCTGAGCCAGTCAAAATGATATTGTTGCTGGAGCCAAGAAATGTTAGAGATGAAATGGATGCAGTGGAATGTCAATGATGTAAGGAATGGGAACACAGGAAATGCAGACATAAATAACACTGATAATGAATATGCAAAGGTACTCAGCATTTTAGTTTTATTCTCACTGTAACCCAAAGGTAAAATGGTTCTCCAAATCTTTGATAAGATTAGAATCAGCATAACACTGCAATACAAGTTAGGAATAATAAGGCAAATTTCAATGGGTATAAGCCAAAGTCACAGGCTTAGCTCTAGTCACTCGGGAAACTAAGGAGGAtttcaaaagaaataaaaatatataagagCTACATTTACTGAAATGGATGGACAAGTTGTATGGCTTGATGACAACATCAAAGTTCATACTAGAATTGAGAGAGCTGTAAAACTAAAGCTATAACATATAAAGAAGATAAAAAGATGAGAAGACTGGTGAATTCAATTGTCCATAATCTGGGTGAGAGTAGGAAAGAATCAGCTGAAACTAATAAGTATGGCAGTACCCAGATAAAGAAGATACTTCATAAACACTTATATGTGGAGTTTGACACACAGGATATATTAAAGCTCTGTGAATAGGTCCAAAAAGGGGATTAGAAGGCCTACATTATTGTGCACCAGACTGAAATACACAGAAATCAGGAATACTGTACTAGATTGTGGAACCTGGTTTTACTACTCTTGAACAAAACACTAGGGTAATAAGTAACTCGGGCATGAGCTGAGGGACAGAAATGACAAAGAAGTAAACTTGGTGATTCAGAGAGGTATGTTCATGACTAAAGAAAGTAAATAACCTGAAGAACACAGaagaaaaacacacaacacaactatGCCTACTGAGGGAAACATGACCAATGAACAAAATAGAGGGATGTCAAACCAAAATGGAGGAAGCTCCCTGATGAGGAAGACTAAATACCAGTACTGTGAAAGTGTAAATATGTTGTAACACACAAGGATTCACACTCTGGATATCACCTATCCCTACAAGCACCAATTCACCACATCCTacaacccttcatgcccacaatgaaATTGCCAAATTGAAGTCAGGGAAAATCTACTCAATtatccctcactctccccagAGAGACAATCACTACATTCTATAACTTACAATCCTGCCTACTGGGTGTGGCCAGCTACCTGAGCACTGTAAGAGTTTCATAAAAATAGAAGGGGTTCCTGAGGTAGGATGTGAGTCAATACAACAGGATGCACATGGGCCACAATAATAACTGCTACAAATATACAATAACCAATCTACATGGAACACAGCATATATTGAAGGGAGTAAGGGTAAAGAAATACTTGGGCCTATGGAACAGGAATGGCCTGAAACCAAATTTATAGAGTGCAAAAGCTGTAACTGATACTTTGAATGCCTCAAAACAGATCATGAAACCATTTACCCAGATGGGCTGTAAATCAATTACAATCCCATACCAAACCTATATCTGACCACAGATGGAGTTATGCCCAGTTGTGGAACCAATAACTTGTTAAAGATACTATTCAGTGTTTGAGAAAGAGTGCAGGCAATGGCCACCAAACCACTTCCTAGCCTAAGGCAGTACTCCTACGATGAAAGGCCCAGCCATTAGAAACTATGGCCTttcaaagggaaagagaaaggtgaCCTAATTGAagcttttaaaatttttaaaggtATGGAGGATGTGAATAAAGATCATTTCTGAAGTCCAGCAGCATACAAACCCAAACTGTATAAGACAAGGTTCAAACAGAAACCAAGAACTTTATTCCATGGGGGATAGATGGTTGGAGCTCTCTCCCATATTAGGTCATTAATGGTTCTAGTCATCAGATTTCAAGTTAGCCTAGGATAAGAATTGGAGCTTATCAGTATACAATAAGGATAACAAACCTTGAGGTTTAATTCAATCCATTAATTTCTCACTGAAATTTGATGGATCCCAAGAAAATGGGGGATGATACTTAAGTTCATTATCTAACTACACTTTTGTGAGTTGATCAAAGATTACTGTGGTATGGTATTTGAAATCCTGGTGTACAAAGTGTAGCATTTGGGGGTTTATCTCCACAGCCTGAACAGGATCTAAGCTGCTGTGTTGAGACACTGGTCAACCAAACTCTTGGAACCCACAGCCTGAGGGTCCATTATGGCCTCCAAAGCCCAGTAAATAATTGTCTGCAACGTGATCTTACGAATAAATTCTGTACACCATGGTGCTTCTGATGATTACAAGTCAGGTATTGTGGAATCTTGGTATCAAGATATTTCCGGTGTTCTCACCGTTTGTGCATATTGCACATTTTGAGTCTTGAGGTACTAAAGCCACCCTTATCAATTTCCATCCAAAATACTTCATCATTCTTTATCTGCCAATAGGTACCAAGGTTATGTATTTCTTACATCATTCTTTGAACAATATTAGTATAGCACTTCATGACCATAAATGCCTCCATAaaggtctttttttcttttccatacatTAAAATCTATAACCTTTAACAGTTGTAGGGTCTATATTGTTGGTTTTGTCCCCCATATGTTGTCAAAATTCTGGATATAAGATCCAATGGCGATAATTTTCCAAGTACTAATTTTCTCAGGAAGAGAATAAAACTGAGTTCTAACATCATCCTACAAAGGCAGGGAAACTACAAAATTAGGAAGTGTTCAGATATCTTTCATGGCATGCACTAACATGGTAAAGGAGCTAAATTACTGGGAATGACTGAAATCACTGAGGTTGTACTCCCTGCAGTGCAATCAGAAGACGTCTATCaccatctatacctggaaaagcCTGGATGGCATGGTCCCCATCCTTATCAATAATAACTTCCCACCGGCGTGAAAGACTTCTGAAATCTGATagtgaaatatgaataaaaaaaggaaCATCTTGAATATCTAAGGGGGGAAACTTTACAGCACCTTACCAGTAACCATTAGATAGACAATGGGATGCCAAGAAGAGGGCCCTAGAAAAATGCCTACAAAGCGTACAAGACCAACCAGGATAAAGGGGAAACGTGGGcctgctgcttccaacagcttcgtcgaccaacgacccaacccagcaacctgggcccagcccggcctgtgggggtagaagacccccaaaGACTACATCAGGCATCAGGTGTTCTACAACTTATAAAGGTGCTGTAAGCTCAAAGATACATCAAAATCAACTTTTCAGCAAATTGGGGCTTAAAAACATCTGTTAAGGTAACAAAAATAATGTAAAGTTATTTCTGAGATGTTCTGCCTTGCAACCGAGGCAGACCAAGGTAGGCCGAGGGAGGGTTGCCTGACTTGCGGCATTCACTGCCTACTTGATAATAACTTACGTTTAACGTGCCTTTCAGGTTTCTTACATTAATACAGACTTAGGTAACACATTTCAGTATATTTAGACCATTAATTAAGTATCAAGAACTCTTACCTTCAATTGATTAAGGTCGATGTCATCCAAGCTACAGTTCACAGACTGAGCCATTTTGCTGTAGACAAACTTAAAAAAATGCTCTAAAATTTAGATGCTTTTCTACATAACTTGCACCTCTATACAGAATATACACTTTCCATCATTATTAGCAACACACTAAGCACCTTGTATCACTTCAAATGGCAAATAAATCCTCCAATTGCACAAAAGCCCCACTCACACCCAGTACAAATGGCGATCTGTCCACAGTCTGCCTTACAAAACACACCAGTCCCGACTACTTCCATAAAGGATTGAGATGCTGGAATAATGTGGATATTGAAATCTAAATTTCAACAAGAAACAATATTCTTAAGTTTGGATAATGTTTTCAAATGATGTTTGAAATGTTATGGAATTACACATAAAGACTGCTTGTATCTAAGGTATACATGATATTTCCGGACAATGATATCCATTACCAACTCTAATGCTTTCTTCATCTGGCGAATTTAACCAGGGAAGCCAACCTTACATTACTGAAGTTTGTTTGAAGTTCGTGTACATTGAATAGCATAAGGTACGTGAAATGGTAGTCTAAATACTGTATTTTTAATGTTCTTTGTTGGGATTATGATAATCAGTTCCATAATAATCCTCAACCACATCGTACTGTCAAAACATTTACTGTTGGTAAGTCTGTAGGGTGCGGTGAGACAacaattttgggaaaaaaatattcagcaTGATTTTTCAGTAATAGACAAAAAGTAACATCTAAAGTTCACTTCACATCTACATCAAGAAAGAATCCAATATATAATTCATTGCTACCGTCCATGAAAACAGAAATTTGGTACACCGATAAAAGGCCGTAGATGTAAACAGAGTTCACCATCGTCAAGGTCTGACAGGTTTCTTGATCTCCACAACCAGTGGACTGCAAGTTCTTCAATTATTACCTAGTTTGTAGTAAGCTCGACAGTTGTTGGTATGTTTACTTTTGTTCATACATTGTTCAGGGTCACGTAAGGTTTCATAGAAATACACCCATACTAATATCTTATTTCTGAGTGAGAGGGTCAACACCCAGAATTTGACAAAGGAAGGCAGAGGTTGAGGGGAAAGGGTCGAAGTGCTACCGGCAACCCAGAGGACTGTCGACACATACGTCAATATTTAGAGTAAGCAATTCAGGCTAATGTTCACGCTAATCTAAGGTTGATGTCAATATTGTGGGTAAACTTGAAGACCAGATTAGGATCCTCATAGACATTGGTATAACTTCGGTCCCCTGTTGTGGGGTTTACAGTAACCATGTAACTGTACCTAACATAAACTAGAGAATTCATTTATTGTTTTGTTGGAATCGGGTAATTACATGAGTTATGGGCAACGCCTTGATCACATAAGAATATCAATGATTTCCACTTGTAAAGATAATGTACTTTATTTTGAGTAGAATAAGACTGGGGTAATGGGATTCAGAGCATTTTCTTTTCGACTCACTGATGATAGTTAAGACAATAGTGGGAAGGGCTTAGACATTCgagggaaatggtgattaagtaATGTAACTATAGGTGAAACACAAATAGATATAATCAGATTCAAACCTCTCTCATCTTTTCCTTTCAACCAATATTTGATATTCCCTGTTTTTGACAAATTGCATCAATGACATTATCTGCAGCCAAAAGCACCACATAGTTCAGCTGTTGCTGATAGGTTGATTTTTTTGCTGCATGTGAATACATGAAACAAACAGCAACCAGATGTAAATAATAACCTCAGCATTCATATTATTTTAGATCAAATAAAGAATAAGGTCAGTTTTGGCTGCTAGGGGAAAATGGATGAGGTTTTCTAAGGTATTGTTGATTTTTATAGCTATAGTAAATACTTCACATAATGTATATCATTCAACCTATGATTTTCCTGATCATAACAGCCCTGACAATGATTGTCTTGTTTatattaaaaaagagagaaacctgagctaataataataagaacCATCTAGTGTGTGTAGAGTGTATGTTACCTCAGAATTATCTTATACTGCTGAAGGTGTAAACTTCTCATTAATGGCCTTTATGACAGTGACAGCTGATAGGCCTAAGTCCAAATAATCAACCATCACATCTTTTCACAGGTGCTGTATGTCACAGGTGATAATGTACTAACATCATCTGATGTATGTTGTAGTTAAAGATATCCAGACAATTTAATAAGTAACTGACGTAAAGAGTAAACAAGTTTATATAAGAATGATTTATGGTTTATACTTCACTAACATTTCTTTGCCCTGAACgtccctcatataccacatgtaAAGCAGACAGTAGATGTTACCAGCAGAAGGCAAATAGATTAGTCCTCCATGCTGACAGATATGCTTCTTAGGACCTGAATGGTGGATTGGTGGTGTGAGGAGTACTGGGATATATGCCATGGTTTATTAATGCTAAATTTGATGTGCAATTTTTAACAGGAAGAGCAAATTGTCTTATGATGTATAGTGTAGATGATTGTAAACCACATTGAAATCACaaaaaatatacccattttcagtTTAGTTAAGGAAAAGATGGTTTAGCATTGATCTTTATTCTTTGTCTGTATACCATATTGTAAATCATGCACAGCTACTGGCTGTTGCATATTCATCCATATAGACCTCATAATCATCCATGCTCCCTAACTTCCTTTCCTTTCAACACGTGGTTTTTCCAGCAGCTTTTCTCACCTGCTTCATTCCTACATAGTTTTTGATAATTTACTTGTTATAGCTGTGTTCTTCATAAATTTTTTAGATGATTTACTTGTCATAACTATGTTCTTCATGATTATTGAGGATTCTtgtagaaatgaaaaatatttagggTACTAGTGATTGGCATGAATGAAAATGTGTATATGCAAGATTTGTATTTTTTCAGAGTTTGTCAATAATGAGGATAAACAGTAAAATCCAAATTGTTGGTAATAAAGTGATTCTTGTGCCTTATAAGAAATTGCATGTGGAGAAGTACCATCAATGGATGCTGTCACCACTTCTACAGGAGCTCACTGCATCTGAATCTCTAACCTTGGAAGAAGAGTACAAAATGCAGCAATCATGGCTAAATGACAGTGACAAATGCACTTTTATAGTACTTGATAAAAGTTTAATGATGGACAAAGAATCTGAAATTGAAGCAATGATTGGAGACACGAATCTTTTTttagttgaccaagaggatagatctCTTGCTGAAGGAGAGATCATGATAGCTGAGCCTGGATACAGGGGACAAAAACGTGGTTGGGAGGCAATGCTACTAATGTTTCGCTATGGATTAGAGACTTTGGGAATAACTAGGTATCAAGTAAAGATAGGTCTAAGCAATACCCCAAGTATCAACATGtttaagaaaatgcattttcttgaggTTGGCAGGTCTGAAGTTTTTCAGGAAGTCACTCTAGAAGTGAAGGTTAGTGAGAACTGGAAGGTTTGGTTATTAGAAAATACTAGATGCTATGATCTCCTTCCttgtgatcatgataacatttaaAAGTTTTGTAAATAGATG
Encoded here:
- the Mnat9 gene encoding alpha/beta-tubulin-N-acetyltransferase 9, giving the protein MRINSKIQIVGNKVILVPYKKLHVEKYHQWMLSPLLQELTASESLTLEEEYKMQQSWLNDSDKCTFIVLDKSLMMDKESEIEAMIGDTNLFLVDQEDRSLAEGEIMIAEPGYRGQKRGWEAMLLMFRYGLETLGITRYQVKIGLSNTPSINMFKKMHFLEVGRSEVFQEVTLEVKVSENWKVWLLENTRCYDLLPCDHDNI